A single window of Callithrix jacchus isolate 240 chromosome 6, calJac240_pri, whole genome shotgun sequence DNA harbors:
- the GCG gene encoding pro-glucagon → MKSIYFVAGLFVMLVQGSWQRSLQDTEEKSRSFSASQTDPLSDPDQMNEDKRHSQGTFTSDYSKYLDSRRAQDFVQWLMNTKRNRNNIAKRHDEFERHAEGTFTSDVSSYLEGQAAKEFIAWLVKGRGRRDFPEEVAIVEELGRRHADGSFSDEMNTILDNLAARDFINWLIQTKITDRK, encoded by the exons ATGAAAAGCATTTACTTTGTGGCTGGATTGTTTGTAATGCTGGTACAAGGCAGCTGGCAACGTTCCCTTCAAGACACAGAGGAGAAATCCAG ATCATTCTCAGCTTCCCAGACAGACCCTCTGAGTGATCCTGATCAAATGAATGAGGACAAGCGCCACTCACAGGGCACATTCACCAGTGACTACAGCAAGTATCTGGACTCCAGGCGTGCCCAAGATTTTGTGCAGTGGCTGATGAATACCAAGAGGAACAG aaataaCATTGCCAAACGTCACGATGAATTTGAGAGACATGCTGAAGGGACCTTTACCAGTGATGTAAGTTCTtatttggaaggccaagctgCCAAGGAATTCATTGCTTGGCTGGTGAAAGGCCGAGGAAGGCGAGA TTTCCCGGAAGAGGTCGCTATTGTTGAAGAACTTGGCCGCAGACATGCTGATGGTTCTTTCTCTGATGAGATGAACACAATCCTTGATAATCTTGCTGCCAGGGACTTTATAAACTGGTTGATTCAAACCAAAATCACTGACAG gAAATAA